The genomic window GTCGCCACGCCCAACTGCGCGGAACTGTTTTTATCGTTCTGGTCGGACATGAAACTGGGGATTCGATTCATATTCgtgtaaataaaatttttggcAAACCCAGTGACATCCGCGAGGCTGCCATCGCCTGGGCTGGCGGTTCCAATACTGGTATTAGCCAAATTGGGTACTGCTCCCTCCGCGTTGGACACACTATTTGCTGGGGCCTCCTTAACTGTGCTACCCCCTCTGTTATCCCCGTCGTCACTTTTCTTCTCCGTtgtggaggaaaagaaggctTTATTCTGGAGGTTCTTTTTAATGGggttttcatttatatacTTAAAGGTACTTTCTAAAAAGGTGGAGGAATTTCCAATAAGCCCCttgagttcattttttaaattattttcaaagGAGGCCAGTTTCGACACGTGCACAGTGACCTTTGGTGGTACTATTATacttttcacttccttcagTGCGATTTGTTTTTCTAAGTTATGtatgttttccttcattGCCTTCATGCTACTTTGGTACCCCACGATGGCATTTTGTAGATTCTGGTTTAGGAGCTTATATTTGTTGAgtttgtagtttttttcatttatgagTAAATTTTTGTCCTTCACCATGTTTTGTAGTTTCAGCATTTTTTCCGTGACTTCTTCTGCCTTGCTTATCTCCATTTGGAGTTCTTCCCTCAGGAGGATGGTTTGTCTGATGCAATTTTTATGCTGTTCACCAAGGTTGTCTGGACTATCACTTCCTACCCCCCCCAGGGGTACACCCAACGCGGGATGCGCCATCCACCTGGCATGGAAACTCTCCACAGACTCATAACCCTTGAGCTTCTTCCGAAGAAGACCCATCTTTGCTTCACACTTCCTCAGAACGTCaacaaagaaggaacatttcATTTTATACGATTTGAGACATATTGCAGAATTATTCATTTCGGTAAGAaaaacttttattttccctttcagttcttccttctggTTTTTCTCCGACTCCAACTGTTCCATTaaatttctgtttttctCGATAACAGTCTCCACatagtttttcatttcgtaAATATCGTAGCTGTATTTTTCgatactttttaatttctcctGTACGTACACCAGAtcttttttcaaaagttcattttcattttccactttgttcttttcacTCCTCAGCAATTCTATGTCTTtcaagttttttttattttccatgaGTAGCTGCtcaattttattattctgTTCTTGGATCATTTCATATTTCACAAAACTTTCCTTCTCGTTTATTTGCAAGTTTGACTTTAAggtggaaatattttcttcatttttttcttccttcatttttaagtaGGTATATTCATCGTTCAGTTCTTTGTTTCTATTTTTCAACTgataattttcctcctccttgttAATTAGTTGATTCTCCAAGTgggtaattttttgttccaaaTTGTCTACTGcttttttatacattagttggtcattccatttttcttcctccttctgtcTGAGGTTATTTTCCGATTCGTTTATCTCCCTTTTGTACTTTTCAATTATGTTTTGCATTTCCTGTATGGTCTGATCTTTCCTCTCCAGCTCCTCTTCCGCTTTGATCACAgtttctttcatttcttcttctttctgcttaatcatatttttacttttttccatctGACCCTGCACCTCCTGCAACTTCTTTTCATACTCATCGCATTTGATGCTAATTTGATTACAATACGTTTTAACTTGCTCATAATTTTCTTTGCCTTCCATGTTTTCCTTATACATTTCGTTGCAATTGTTCTCGTACGTCTTCAGTTTTTCCATCAGTTCACTTTGCGCACTTGTTTGTTCTTCGTTCCTCCTCTCATATtcctctaattttttttttaaattctcaCACTGTTGCTGCAGCTGCGTGATGGAGTCCACTTCTGTGTGCTTGTGTCCACCCTCTAGTGTGGCAATATGGGGTTGTTCTTCACACAGTTGAGAGGATCCCACACTTTGCTCCATCGAAACATTCAGTGGAGTAGTCTGATCAGGCAAAAAATCCGATCTGTAGCTTCCCTTTTGGAGATTTCCTCCTATATTTTCATGACCTGCACTCTTCAGGCgattttcaccctttttttccaaaaatatatccaTTTTGACCATACCCGTTTGTGCAGCATAATTCACACATTCCTGGTTGGTTCGATCTGGGGGACATACCTCCTCGATATATTCTGATCCATGTGAGAGGGGAGAAAAGGGTTCCTCCTCAATTGTCCCCTTGGGCGAATTGCCCATAAATTGTTCATCACCATGCAGGTCCACATTTGGAGAGCCTTCGTCGTTCACTTGCTCATCCGTATTAT from Plasmodium coatneyi strain Hackeri chromosome 12, complete sequence includes these protein-coding regions:
- a CDS encoding Rhoptry protein; the protein is MHQGNKKGGKQPSVAKLDFPDSESEDRISIDEENVWDSDISIADDDLILGDDEKGEAEAKPSGGTSSGDVLMEDTSRVEHSEDVNDRHIVGDPPEGDNQRGERKQGGVLNCIEEMPNKEKNQQKQTHNTDEQVNDEGSPNVDLHGDEQFMGNSPKGTIEEEPFSPLSHGSEYIEEVCPPDRTNQECVNYAAQTGMVKMDIFLEKKGENRLKSAGHENIGGNLQKGSYRSDFLPDQTTPLNVSMEQSVGSSQLCEEQPHIATLEGGHKHTEVDSITQLQQQCENLKKKLEEYERRNEEQTSAQSELMEKLKTYENNCNEMYKENMEGKENYEQVKTYCNQISIKCDEYEKKLQEVQGQMEKSKNMIKQKEEEMKETVIKAEEELERKDQTIQEMQNIIEKYKREINESENNLRQKEEEKWNDQLMYKKAVDNLEQKITHLENQLINKEEENYQLKNRNKELNDEYTYLKMKEEKNEENISTLKSNLQINEKESFVKYEMIQEQNNKIEQLLMENKKNLKDIELLRSEKNKVENENELLKKDLVYVQEKLKSIEKYSYDIYEMKNYVETVIEKNRNLMEQLESEKNQKEELKGKIKVFLTEMNNSAICLKSYKMKCSFFVDVLRKCEAKMGLLRKKLKGYESVESFHARWMAHPALGVPLGGVGSDSPDNLGEQHKNCIRQTILLREELQMEISKAEEVTEKMLKLQNMVKDKNLLINEKNYKLNKYKLLNQNLQNAIVGYQSSMKAMKENIHNLEKQIALKEVKSIIVPPKVTVHVSKLASFENNLKNELKGLIGNSSTFLESTFKYINENPIKKNLQNKAFFSSTTEKKSDDGDNRGGSTVKEAPANSVSNAEGAVPNLANTSIGTASPGDGSLADVTGFAKNFIYTNMNRIPSFMSDQNDKNSSAQLGVATRFDIPHPSEDTIVWENDGATMEGKHEEENQVEASPIEDKHVEPNQVERLKPDGDNKYIDLFMGKKNLNKVSSTSDILNVQHVSQFYANTENKIKDLFDMNKKKESPKIKEKEESQKSFHSSENAFFPMHIFGGSKMKEVFPTRPGDAKNDGKLSCSPASGENSNKYDLAGCKKKSLNSLYYDNNPAAEGNTKDETKEMDKRQEKLLPSSSDEDAQINNDVWDEKIDLDNLEVDEL